One segment of Manduca sexta isolate Smith_Timp_Sample1 chromosome 27, JHU_Msex_v1.0, whole genome shotgun sequence DNA contains the following:
- the LOC115447971 gene encoding peptidoglycan-recognition protein SB2 isoform X1 has protein sequence MWNNRLSPSHYHDHESRQNSYRASDDRDRRLSEETPLLHRFPQTNPAPRSTSTTIIVSLLLIILTSGVVIGVYLLILQNNAENVLPPVEIPLQLVSRRQWANNSKSAQLLQSSPVFKATSVIVVQTDTRQCFNTRACVELLQNMEMTALTNGMKYLPYNFLVSSNGQTYEALGWHGTSSMFPEYSKSALILGFIGNYTETPPTRGQIDEAINLFSESVSHQYLHPHYVIIGKKTKTTPKQLFASLMDLPQWSTELSDM, from the exons ATGTGGAATAATAGACTGAGTCCATCCCACTATCATG atcATGAATCTCGTCAAAATTCGTATCGGGCAAGTGATGACCGTGATCGCAGACTGTCAGAAGAGACACCCCTGCTTCATAGATTCCCGCAGACTAATCCGGCACCAAGAAGCACGTCTACCACGATAATAGTAAGCTTACTGCTTATAATATTGACGTCAGGCGTTGTTATTGGCGTGTATCTGCTCATTCTACAGAACAATGCTG AGAATGTCTTACCTCCTGTGGAGATTCCGTTACAATTAGTCAGCAGGAGGCAGTGGGCCAATAACAGTAAAAGCGCGCAGCTCCTGCAGTCTTCACCTGTCTTTAAGGCTACATCAGTAATTGTAGTGCAAACTGACACAAGACAGTGTTTCAATACGAGAGCATGCGTGGAACTGTTACAAAACATGGAG atgaCTGCTTTGACAAATGGTATGAAGTATTTGCCGTATAATTTTCTAGTCTCTTCGAATGGTCAGACATACGAGGCGCTGGGGTGGCACGGAACATCTTCAATGTTCCCAGAATACTCAAAATCGGCATTAATTTTAGGTTTTATAG GTAATTACACTGAGACTCCACCGACGCGCGGGCAGATTGACGAGGCTATAAACTTATTCTCTGAATCTGTAAGCCATCAATATTTACATCCGCACTATGTGATCATAGGGAAAAAAACAAAGACAACTCCGAAACAGCTCTTCGCGAGCCTTATGGATCTGCCACAGTGGAGCACCGAATTGTCTGATATGTAA
- the LOC115447971 gene encoding peptidoglycan-recognition protein SB2 isoform X3, with protein sequence MQPLISVDHESRQNSYRASDDRDRRLSEETPLLHRFPQTNPAPRSTSTTIIVSLLLIILTSGVVIGVYLLILQNNAENVLPPVEIPLQLVSRRQWANNSKSAQLLQSSPVFKATSVIVVQTDTRQCFNTRACVELLQNMEMTALTNGMKYLPYNFLVSSNGQTYEALGWHGTSSMFPEYSKSALILGFIGNYTETPPTRGQIDEAINLFSESVSHQYLHPHYVIIGKKTKTTPKQLFASLMDLPQWSTELSDM encoded by the exons ATGCAGCCCTTAATATCAGTTG atcATGAATCTCGTCAAAATTCGTATCGGGCAAGTGATGACCGTGATCGCAGACTGTCAGAAGAGACACCCCTGCTTCATAGATTCCCGCAGACTAATCCGGCACCAAGAAGCACGTCTACCACGATAATAGTAAGCTTACTGCTTATAATATTGACGTCAGGCGTTGTTATTGGCGTGTATCTGCTCATTCTACAGAACAATGCTG AGAATGTCTTACCTCCTGTGGAGATTCCGTTACAATTAGTCAGCAGGAGGCAGTGGGCCAATAACAGTAAAAGCGCGCAGCTCCTGCAGTCTTCACCTGTCTTTAAGGCTACATCAGTAATTGTAGTGCAAACTGACACAAGACAGTGTTTCAATACGAGAGCATGCGTGGAACTGTTACAAAACATGGAG atgaCTGCTTTGACAAATGGTATGAAGTATTTGCCGTATAATTTTCTAGTCTCTTCGAATGGTCAGACATACGAGGCGCTGGGGTGGCACGGAACATCTTCAATGTTCCCAGAATACTCAAAATCGGCATTAATTTTAGGTTTTATAG GTAATTACACTGAGACTCCACCGACGCGCGGGCAGATTGACGAGGCTATAAACTTATTCTCTGAATCTGTAAGCCATCAATATTTACATCCGCACTATGTGATCATAGGGAAAAAAACAAAGACAACTCCGAAACAGCTCTTCGCGAGCCTTATGGATCTGCCACAGTGGAGCACCGAATTGTCTGATATGTAA
- the LOC115447971 gene encoding peptidoglycan-recognition protein SB2 isoform X2 has product MVEIPLHDFHYHESRQNSYRASDDRDRRLSEETPLLHRFPQTNPAPRSTSTTIIVSLLLIILTSGVVIGVYLLILQNNAENVLPPVEIPLQLVSRRQWANNSKSAQLLQSSPVFKATSVIVVQTDTRQCFNTRACVELLQNMEMTALTNGMKYLPYNFLVSSNGQTYEALGWHGTSSMFPEYSKSALILGFIGNYTETPPTRGQIDEAINLFSESVSHQYLHPHYVIIGKKTKTTPKQLFASLMDLPQWSTELSDM; this is encoded by the exons ATGGTAGAGATACCCCTTCATGACTTCCATT atcATGAATCTCGTCAAAATTCGTATCGGGCAAGTGATGACCGTGATCGCAGACTGTCAGAAGAGACACCCCTGCTTCATAGATTCCCGCAGACTAATCCGGCACCAAGAAGCACGTCTACCACGATAATAGTAAGCTTACTGCTTATAATATTGACGTCAGGCGTTGTTATTGGCGTGTATCTGCTCATTCTACAGAACAATGCTG AGAATGTCTTACCTCCTGTGGAGATTCCGTTACAATTAGTCAGCAGGAGGCAGTGGGCCAATAACAGTAAAAGCGCGCAGCTCCTGCAGTCTTCACCTGTCTTTAAGGCTACATCAGTAATTGTAGTGCAAACTGACACAAGACAGTGTTTCAATACGAGAGCATGCGTGGAACTGTTACAAAACATGGAG atgaCTGCTTTGACAAATGGTATGAAGTATTTGCCGTATAATTTTCTAGTCTCTTCGAATGGTCAGACATACGAGGCGCTGGGGTGGCACGGAACATCTTCAATGTTCCCAGAATACTCAAAATCGGCATTAATTTTAGGTTTTATAG GTAATTACACTGAGACTCCACCGACGCGCGGGCAGATTGACGAGGCTATAAACTTATTCTCTGAATCTGTAAGCCATCAATATTTACATCCGCACTATGTGATCATAGGGAAAAAAACAAAGACAACTCCGAAACAGCTCTTCGCGAGCCTTATGGATCTGCCACAGTGGAGCACCGAATTGTCTGATATGTAA
- the LOC115447991 gene encoding uncharacterized protein LOC115447991, which produces MRGIWSQVITLAVIFQIALVSGKALPQQNQQAQPQVVQAPPLGKEAQRRDGYDYPAPPSDGFNPFQDSDDLHAHGDHHEVVDHHDDHSDHHDDHEHHDHHAEHTFEEHHEEHHDYHDHHDHHDPGYWKKKLIWKPGWKKIWKPAKKQIWKPSWKKIWKPIWVPTKIPVWKEIKVPDWKKIYKPEWKPIKVPAWKEVKVPDWKKITVPVYKDIVVPGWKDIQVPAWKKIWVPEWVKVGIPGEKYLGKDHDGWEYTSHDLWKKKLVWKPVWKKYWKPSKKQIWIPDKKLVWKDEWKQIWKTEKKQIWVDDKKLVWKEAWQQIWKPSKKLIWVPDKKLEWKEAWKQIWVPAWKDIWVPGVKKIWRPVWISEWFPSPDHHEHVHESHGWERSDNDLAASQKLVAVKEPPPKIAPIQPQQSTWQFPK; this is translated from the coding sequence ATTACCCTGGCGGTAATTTTTCAAATCGCTCTAGTTTCTGGAAAGGCATTACCTCAACAAAATCAACAAGCACAACCTCAAGTGGTACAAGCACCTCCTCTCGGCAAGGAAGCTCAAAGACGCGACGGGTACGATTACCCGGCGCCGCCGTCTGACGGCTTTAACCCATTTCAAGACAGCGATGATTTACATGCGCATGGCGACCACCATGAAGTAGTCGATCACCATGACGACCACAGCGACCACCACGATGACCACGAACACCACGATCACCACGCAGAGCATACCTTTGAAGAACACCATGAGGAGCATCATGATTATCACGATCATCATGATCACCATGACCCAGGTTACTGGAAAAAGAAACTTATCTGGAAGCCCGGATGGAAGAAAATCTGGAAGCCGGCCAAGAAACAAATTTGGAAGCCttcttggaaaaaaatatggaagCCGATTTGGGTACCCACTAAGATCCCCGTTTGGAAAGAAATTAAAGTCCCTGactggaaaaaaatatacaagccAGAATGGAAGCCTATTAAAGTACCAGCTTGGAAGGAAGTGAAGGTACCAGATTGGAAGAAGATAACTGTCCCCGTTTACAAGGATATTGTAGTGCCAGGTTGGAAGGATATCCAAGTTCCCGCATGGAAAAAAATCTGGGTACCTGAATGGGTCAAAGTCGGCATACCAGGTGAAAAATATTTGGGTAAAGACCATGATGGTTGGGAATACACCTCACATGACCTCTGGAAGAAAAAACTCGTCTGGAAACCTGTATGGAAGAAATACTGGAAACCCTCTAAGAAACAAATTTGGATCCCCGACAAGAAATTAGTCTGGAAAGATGAATGGAAACAGATTTGGAAAACCGAAAAAAAGCAAATTTGGGTTGACGACAAAAAATTAGTATGGAAAGAAGCTTGGCAACAAATCTGGAAGCCATCGAAGAAACTAATTTGGGTACCAGACAAGAAGCTGGAGTGGAAGGAAGCCTGGAAACAGATTTGGGTACCTGCCTGGAAAGATATCTGGGTGCCGGGCGTCAAGAAAATCTGGCGTCCGGTTTGGATATCTGAATGGTTCCCTTCTCCAGATCATCATGAACATGTGCATGAGTCTCACGGATGGGAACGAAGCGACAATGACTTAGCTGCAAGCCAAAAATTGGTCGCCGTTAAAGAACCACCACCGAAAATTGCACCAATACAGCCTCAACAATCGACATGGcaatttcctaaataa
- the LOC115447970 gene encoding retinaldehyde-binding protein 1: MTTASILMTVTTTWNVTNEKHEKDGGRLGHTLRIVVADAVKELRETSTIKDQTLHIMRDWIQQNNDIVNVRQDEAFLLRFLRHKKYSVPMAQQTLLKYLSLRKYYPEIFTNLDCEDPKIQEIIDNGYIAVSPVRDSKGRRVIVYNMSKFNANKFGCWDMCRAHMVVYESLMDDPIDQICGFTHVGDGGGVTGAHITAWKPTDFARIMKWGEQSLPMRHKEFQLINIPAAIKYIIDFAISKVTPKMAERLHIYTNLKQLHKQTDAECLPTIYGGPIELQNMIIYTKQLLGEQRKKVLALDEMLITNTRGIISSRAKNVKSDTTSVEGSFRKLEID, encoded by the exons ATGACGACTGCGAGTATTTTGATGACCGTTACAACCACTTGGAATGTTACCAACGAAAAACACGAAAAAGATGGTGGCCGCCTGGGGCACACTCTGAGGATAGTGGTGGCTGACGCCGTGAAGGAACTGAGAGAGACCTCGACGATCAAGGATCAGACGCTTCACATAATGCGGGATTGGATACAGCAAAACAATGACATTGTAAACGTGCGCCAAG aTGAAGCATTCTTGCTAAGGTTTCTGCGACACAAAAAATACAGCGTACCTATGGCACAGCAGACACTGTTGAAATATTTGAGTCTCCGAAAATATTATCCTGAAATATTTACGAATCTGGATTGCGAGGATCCTAAAATTCAGGAAATTATAGACAATGG ATACATAGCGGTTTCACCTGTTCGTGACAGCAAGGGTCGCCGGGTCATCGTATATAATATGA GTAAATTCAATGCAAACAAGTTTGGATGCTGGGATATGTGTCGCGCTCACATGGTTGTCTACGAGAGCCTGATGGATGACCCTATAGATCAGATATGCGGATTCACTCACGTAGGAGACGGGGGCGGAGTGACCGGCGCCCACATCACCGCCTGGAAACCCACAGACTTCGCGAGGATAATGAAGTGGGGAGAG CAATCGCTCCCAATGCGCCACAAGGAGTTCCAACTTATAAACATACCGGCCGCCATCAAATACATCATCGACTTCGCAATCAGTAAGGTGACACCAAAGATGGCTGAGAGACTTCAT atcTACACGAACTTGAAACAGCTTCACAAACAAACAGACGCTGAGTGTCTTCCAACTATATACGGAGGGCCGATAGAGTTACAAAACATGATAATTTACACTAAACAGTTACTAGGAGAGCAGAGAAAGAAAGTGCTCGCCTTAGACGAAATGCTTATTACAAACACCAGGGGTATTATATCATCCAGGGCTAAGAACGTTAAAAGCGACACAACCTCCGTCGAAGGAAGTTTTAGAAAGTTAGAAATAGACTAA